Proteins encoded together in one Salmo trutta chromosome 3, fSalTru1.1, whole genome shotgun sequence window:
- the LOC115180589 gene encoding C-C chemokine receptor type 4-like, which yields MNTTEATSTDDYYVYDSPCSTGTSLTQGSNYQPILFYLVFTLGMTGNSLVLWVLLKYMKLKTMTDICLLNLALSDLLLALSLPLWAYHAQGHEFEGDSPCKIMAGVYQVGFYSSILFVTLMSVDRYLAIVHAVAAMRARTLRYGTLASIIVWVASISAALPEAIFVAVVRENDESSGTSCQRIYPEGTEKTWKLLRNFGENGVGLLLCLPLMVFCYISILTVLQRLRNSKKDRAMKLIFAIVGVFVVSWVPYNVVVFLQTLQMFDIGNSCEASTQLDTAMEVTETIALAHCCVNPVIYAFVGEKFRKCLGTALSRYPLCKKLSKHAMVSSRASENETSNTPV from the coding sequence ATGAACACAACCGAGGCCACCAGCACAGACGATTACTATGTCTATGACAGCCCCTGTAGCACTGGCACCAGTCTAACCCAAGGGTCCAACTACCAGCCCATTCTCTTCTACCTGGTGTTCACCCTGGGTATGACAGGCAACAGTCTGGTGCTCTGGGTCCTCCTCAAGTACATGAAACTGAAGACCATGACAGACATCTGTCTGCTGAACCTAGCCCTATCTGACCTGCTCCttgccctctctctgcctctctgggcCTACCACGCCCAGGGTCATGAGTTTGAAGGGGACAGTCCGTGTAAGATCATGGCTGGTGTCTACCAGGTGGGATTCTACAGCAGCATCCTGTTTGTGACCCTGATGAGTGTGGATCGCTACCTGGCCATCGTTCACGCCGTGGCCGCCATGAGGGCCAGGACGCTGCGCTATGGAACGCTGGCGAGCATCATCGTCTGGGTAGCGTCCATCAGCGCTGCTCTCCCTGAGGCCATCTTCGTAGCGGTGGTTAGGGAGAATGACGAGAGCAGTGGTACAAGTTGCCAGCGGATTTACCCAGAGGGCACAGAGAAGACATGGAAGTTGTTGAGGAACTTTGGGGAAAACGGAGTGGGGCTCCTCCTATGTCTGCCCCTAATGGTTTTTTGTTACATCAGTATTCTCACTGTACTACAGAGGTTAAGGAACTCCAAAAAAGACAGGGCCATGAAACTGATATTCGCCATCGTGGGTGTGTTTGTAGTCTCCTGGGTCCCTTACAACGTTGTGGTTTTCCTCCAGACCCTTCAGATGTTTGACATTGGGAATAGCTGTGAGGCTTCAACACAGCTCGATACAGCTATGGAGGTGACAGAAACCATAGCGCTGGCTCACTGCTGTGTCAACCCAGTCATTTATGCTTTTGTAGGAGAGAAATTCAGAAAGTGTTTGGGCACTGCGCTCTCTAGATATCCGCTGTGTAAAAAGCTCAGCAAACATGCAATGGTGAGCAGCAGAGCATCAGAAAACGAGACTTCTAACACACCTGTGTGA